Within the Metasolibacillus fluoroglycofenilyticus genome, the region AGAATCAGCGCTGCATATTGCAGATATTGTTTTTTATACGATGGACTATAACCATGTCCAATCCGAGTTGAATTTCCAATTTACGAAGCAATTGATGAAATATAATCCGAATGTCTATTTAATTGTTAACCAAATCGATAAGCACCGAGATGCCGAATTATCTTTCGAGGATTTCCGTAAATCAGTTCATCAATCATTCGCAGCATGGGGCGTAGAGCCGAAAGATATTTTCTTTACTTCATTAAAGGATAAGGAGCATCCGCATAATGATTTTACAAAAGTAAAAAAAATCGTTATGGACTCGATGAAGGATTGGCAGGAGCAGCTTGTTCTAACAGCGAAAAACACGCTGCAAAAGCTACATCATGAGCACGAGGCTTTTTTAGCGCAACAAAAGGAAGAAAGCCTTGAGGAATTTGCGGAGGTGCTGCAGGCAGAAGATTGGGACACTCGCGCAGATATTTTAGAGCAATACGAATATTTAGCTCGTCAAACGACGTTATTCTCATATGAAGAATGGCAGCAAACATTTGATGAAAAGCGTAAAGATTTATTAGCAAATGTAGCTATTATTCCAGCAGATTTCCGTGAGAAGCTACGCAGCTACTTAGAGAGTAAGCAGGAAAACTTTAAAGTAGGTGGGTTATTTAGTGCGAAGCGCAAAACAGCGGAGGAACGAGAGCGTCGTATTGAGGAGGCGAATGCTGCCTACCAAGCGATAGTACAGTCGCAAATTATTGGGCATATAAAAGCATTAATGAAAGAAGCGCTAAGAAATGTTGGTGCTTTAAATGAGGAGCGTGCTACGGCCATTGACCAGCACAGCTTTGCTTTGCCATTTTCCATTATTGAGGAGCAAGTACAGTCTGGTGCACTTGTGACAGGCGATGCTTTATTGAACTTTGCCAACCGTGTGGCAGAAGCTACAAAACGATTTTTCATCCGCACAACGGATGCATGGCTTGAGGAGCAGAAGCCATTATTATCACAAGTAGCAACAGAGGCGAGTGCACCAGTGAAATTAAAAACAGCAGCACTTCAGCCGAAAGTAGATGCGATTCGTCAAATTCAGCAATTTGATGAACAGAAAGCATATAGCGATAAAGAAATGAAGCAGGCGAAAAATGAAACACGCGCATTGGCTAAATCACAAACAGCAAAATGGCAAAGCGATTTTGAACGAGCGTTAGCAGAAATTCGCCCATTTAGTGAAGAGATGTTAGCTAAAGATGAGGAACAGCAAATTGTCGAACATTTTGAGCAGCAACAAGTAGCGAACGCAAGCTACCAAACAGAAGAGGTCATTAGGCAAGCATTAAAAACTGCAAATGCGATTGGTAATGTGCAAGGTTTTGCGGAAGTCGCAAGCTTCTTACAGAAAAAAGTCGAGCGTTTACAAAAGAAGGATTTTACCATTGCATTATTCGGGGCGTTTAGCGCTGGGAAATCGAGCTTTTCAAATGCGCTGATGGGCTCAAAAGTATTGCCTGTGTCACCAAACCCAACGACAGCCGCTATTAATAAAATTCGTCCAGTAACTGCGGAGCATCCACATGAAACAGCAGATGTAAGGCTAAAAACAGCCGAGCAACTGCTAGAAGATATTCAAGGTTCGTATGCCGCGATTGGTTTAACGGTTTCCTCTTTAAAGGAAGCTTATACACGTGCGGAAGAAGGCTTGGCAGTGAAGCTAGTAGATGAACGTTTGAATATTCATAAGTCATTTATTCGTGCATATGCAGAAGGCTATAACGAATTTAAAGAGCAACTTGGTCAAGTGCTACGTGTCAATCGTGAGCAGTTTGAGCAATTTGTTGCACAGGAAAATAAATCGTGCTTCGTTGATAATATTGATTTTTATTATGATTCACCAATTACTAAAATGGGTGTCACACTCGTTGATACACCTGGGGCAGATTCAATTAATGCGCGCCATACAGGTGTAGCATTCGAATATATCCGCAATGCCGATGCGATTTTATTTATTACCTATTATAATCATGCTTTTGCCAAAGCAGACCGTGAGTTTTTAATTCAGCTTGGACGTGTCAAAGATGCATTTGAGCTTGATAAAATGTTCTTCGTCGTTAATGCTATCGATTTAGCAAACACGAAAGAGGAAGAGGAAGATGTAAAAAATTATGTGCGTAGCGAATTGCAACGCTTTGGTATTCGTTTCCCTCGCCTTTATGGTGTATCGAGTTTGCAGGCATTGCGTGAAAAGCAGCAGGCACAAGACTTAGCTTCAGGTATGCCGGCGTTTGAGGAGGCATTCCAGCACTTCTTAAATGACGAATTACAAGCACTTACGGTTCAAGCGTTGCAAGAGGAAGTC harbors:
- a CDS encoding dynamin family protein yields the protein MEVFEQQLQELLQQSAIQYIIYKNNEDIERMEKLNLFARKILQKEYVIGFAGHFSAGKSSMINALSGEDILAASPIPTSANIVKVHKAEEDYAIVYMHHDKPVKFEAGYDFKTVKELSKNGELVSQIEIGHSGSNLPLGVTVMDTPGVDSTDDAHAMSTESALHIADIVFYTMDYNHVQSELNFQFTKQLMKYNPNVYLIVNQIDKHRDAELSFEDFRKSVHQSFAAWGVEPKDIFFTSLKDKEHPHNDFTKVKKIVMDSMKDWQEQLVLTAKNTLQKLHHEHEAFLAQQKEESLEEFAEVLQAEDWDTRADILEQYEYLARQTTLFSYEEWQQTFDEKRKDLLANVAIIPADFREKLRSYLESKQENFKVGGLFSAKRKTAEERERRIEEANAAYQAIVQSQIIGHIKALMKEALRNVGALNEERATAIDQHSFALPFSIIEEQVQSGALVTGDALLNFANRVAEATKRFFIRTTDAWLEEQKPLLSQVATEASAPVKLKTAALQPKVDAIRQIQQFDEQKAYSDKEMKQAKNETRALAKSQTAKWQSDFERALAEIRPFSEEMLAKDEEQQIVEHFEQQQVANASYQTEEVIRQALKTANAIGNVQGFAEVASFLQKKVERLQKKDFTIALFGAFSAGKSSFSNALMGSKVLPVSPNPTTAAINKIRPVTAEHPHETADVRLKTAEQLLEDIQGSYAAIGLTVSSLKEAYTRAEEGLAVKLVDERLNIHKSFIRAYAEGYNEFKEQLGQVLRVNREQFEQFVAQENKSCFVDNIDFYYDSPITKMGVTLVDTPGADSINARHTGVAFEYIRNADAILFITYYNHAFAKADREFLIQLGRVKDAFELDKMFFVVNAIDLANTKEEEEDVKNYVRSELQRFGIRFPRLYGVSSLQALREKQQAQDLASGMPAFEEAFQHFLNDELQALTVQALQEEVEKAHARLHDLIVQTEANLLRKDDRLEELTQLEQHIEKAYTSVQTAMLESDANQELDELLYYVMQRVYYRYPDFFRESYNPSQFAAMPAAAALETSLKEVLQALSFDFTQELRVTNFRLTQFVEKRIAERFKEEARSLKEINNSFAFLAYEPTKPTILEFAGPFTEHSKYASVKSHFKNVKAFFEKNEKEHLKDALEQLTKPDAQLYLDAEKARLREWVAGYVADEANALSQYIRAQALEQIATERRLLQEESALGEWKEIYAQLK